The Eggerthella guodeyinii sequence TCCAGACCATCCGCAGCCGCGGGCTGGAGAGCACGACGGTGCACGTGGTGTTCGAGGTGCTCACCCCGTTCGTCGTGTACCTCGCCGCCGAGGCCGTCGGCGTGAGCGGCATCCTCGCGGTGGTGGCCGCCGGGCTGCTGACCACGCTGTTCCCGCCGAAGACGTCGCCGTCGGCGGCGCGGTTGGACATCGCCTCGTCCAACGTGTGGGACGTGCTGGCCTTCGTGCTGAACGGCGTGGTGTTCGTGCTTTTGGGCATGCAGCTGCTCCCGTCCGTGCTGCCCACGTGGAACGGCGGCTCGCTGGGCCTTCCGCAGCTCGTGGGCTGCGTGCTGGCGCTCACCGTGCTGGTGGAGGGCGTGCGCTTCGCGTGGCTCCTGGCCATGGAGGCGCTCGCGCGCCGCTCGTCCGGGGGCGGCCTCCGCGTCGGGAAGGAGGGCGTGCGCGACGCGCTCGTCACCACGCTCGCCGGCCCGAAGGGCGCGGTGACGCTCTCCATCGCCTTCACCATCCCCCTCGCCGTCGCGGACGGCCCGTTCCCCGAGCGCGACCTGCTCATCTTCCTGGCCTCGGGTGTCATCCTGTGCACGCTGCTGCTGGCGAACTTCGTCGTGCCCCTGCTGGCGCCGGCGCGCGACGACGCCGAGCAGGAGGCGCAGCGCGCGGCCTCGGTGGCCGTCCTGCAGAACGTGGCGGCCGAGCTCGAGGGGCGCAAGGACGAGTACGGCGCGGCGGCGACGCGCATCGTGACGGCGCAGTACGCGGAGCGCATCGCCCGCCTGCGCGACGGCGACGCGAAGCTCGACCGCGTTTCCGGCCTGCGCGTCGAGGTGCTGGAGCGGCAGCGGGCGCGCGTAGCGTGGATGATCGAGGACGGCCAGGTCGACCGCCTGGTCGGCGACGAGACGCTCGACCGGCTCGAGCGGTCCCAGCGCCTGCTGGAGCGGCGGGGCGCGGGGAAGGGGCCCGGCAGGACGCGCCGCCGGCATCGCCTGGCGGGGCTGCTCGGGCACCGCGCGCTCGGGCGGCCCCCGGCGGGCGGCGCTCCCAGCGCCGACGCGCTGCTCGTCTCCCGCAACCTCGACGAGTGCGCGACGGAGTACCTGCGCTCGCGCATGGCCGACGGCGATCCCGACGCCAAGCTGGCGGAGCTTCTGCTGGGCGAGCACGAGCTTCGCCGCGCGGCCGCCGGCCCCGCGACCGCCCCGGTCGAGCGCGAGGACCGCGAGGAGGTCCTGCGGCGCGTGCCCGAAGTGGAGGCCGAGGGGCTGCGCCTGGAGCTCGAGCAGATCCAGGCGATGCGCGAGCGCGGCTCGATCAGTCGCGAGGTGGCGCGCGACCTCCGCGAAGAGGTGTATCTGATGCAATTGGATTGCAACGCCGCTTGAGCGCCGTGCTCGATCGCCCGATATGCGCTACCATGGTGCGATGCGCGAAACGCGGCCTTGGGCCGCTCGACGGGGAAGGACGGACGCTGTGGATCGGGAAACGCTGAGGGACGCGCTGGCGGGCCTGTTCGAGGACGGGTGCGCGCGGTTCGACGCGCCGATGGCCGAGCGCACCACGTTTCGCATCGGCGGCCCGGCCGACTGCGTCGTGGAGCCCCGGACCGTCGACGAGGTGCGCGCGGCGCTGGCCGCGTGCCGCCGCGCGGGCGCGCCGGTGCGCGTGATGGGCCTCGGCTCGGACGTGCTGGTGGCCGACGAGGGGCTGCGCTGCGCCGTGGTGCGCATCGCGGAGAACCTGTCGCGGATCGAGGTCGACGGCGCGCGGATGCGCGTGGAGGCGGGCGCGTCGAACGAGGACGTGGCGCGGCGCGCGTGCGCCGAGGGGCTCGCGGGCTATGAGTTCGCCTGCGGCATCCCGGGTACCGTGGGCGGCGCGGCCATCATGAACGCGGGCGCCTACGGCGGCGAGTTCAAGGACGTGGCCGAGGAGGTGCGCTGCCTCACGCCCGAGGGCGAGCTGGTGGACGTGGACGCCGAGCGCGCCCAGTGGTCGTACCGCCACTCGATGATGGACGCCGCCGGCTACGTGGTGCTGGGCGCCACGCTGCGCCTGACCCCCGACGACCCGCGCGCCATCCGGGAGCGCATGGACGACCTCGCGCGGCGCCGCGCCGACAAGCAGCCGCTCGAGCTGCCGAGCGCCGGCAGCACC is a genomic window containing:
- a CDS encoding Na+/H+ antiporter, which produces MELLEIILLLLGAVLASSVLDQMMPRVSLPLVQIALGAAIAALWAGPLEVHIDPELFLVLFIAPLLFDESRRASKRDLWASKGGIVSLAVGLVLATVLAVGFALHWLVPSVPLAAAFALGAALGPTDAVAVSALSRDIRLSSRQEALLSGEALLNDASGVVSFQFAIAAAVTGAFSLSEATSTFAVSFAGGLALGVVLGLAARFLVQTIRSRGLESTTVHVVFEVLTPFVVYLAAEAVGVSGILAVVAAGLLTTLFPPKTSPSAARLDIASSNVWDVLAFVLNGVVFVLLGMQLLPSVLPTWNGGSLGLPQLVGCVLALTVLVEGVRFAWLLAMEALARRSSGGGLRVGKEGVRDALVTTLAGPKGAVTLSIAFTIPLAVADGPFPERDLLIFLASGVILCTLLLANFVVPLLAPARDDAEQEAQRAASVAVLQNVAAELEGRKDEYGAAATRIVTAQYAERIARLRDGDAKLDRVSGLRVEVLERQRARVAWMIEDGQVDRLVGDETLDRLERSQRLLERRGAGKGPGRTRRRHRLAGLLGHRALGRPPAGGAPSADALLVSRNLDECATEYLRSRMADGDPDAKLAELLLGEHELRRAAAGPATAPVEREDREEVLRRVPEVEAEGLRLELEQIQAMRERGSISREVARDLREEVYLMQLDCNAA
- the murB gene encoding UDP-N-acetylmuramate dehydrogenase — protein: MDRETLRDALAGLFEDGCARFDAPMAERTTFRIGGPADCVVEPRTVDEVRAALAACRRAGAPVRVMGLGSDVLVADEGLRCAVVRIAENLSRIEVDGARMRVEAGASNEDVARRACAEGLAGYEFACGIPGTVGGAAIMNAGAYGGEFKDVAEEVRCLTPEGELVDVDAERAQWSYRHSMMDAAGYVVLGATLRLTPDDPRAIRERMDDLARRRADKQPLELPSAGSTFKRPEGFFVGQLVQEAGLRGYRVGGAQVSEKHTGFVVNAGGATAADVRRLIADVQECVHASAGVRLEPEVRMWGFEE